A genomic stretch from Solanum stenotomum isolate F172 chromosome 8, ASM1918654v1, whole genome shotgun sequence includes:
- the LOC125873120 gene encoding glutamate dehydrogenase A-like produces the protein MNALAATNRNFRKASRILGLDSKLEKSLLIPFREIKVECTIPKDDGTLVSYIGFRVQHDNARGPMKGGIRYHPEVDHDEVNALAQLMTWKTAVADIPYGGAKGGIGCIPKDLSISELERLTRVFTQKIHDLIGINTDVPAPDMGTNSQTMAWMLDEYSKFHGHSPAIVTGKPIDLGGSLGRDAATGRGVVYATGALLAEYGKNIKDLTFVIQGFGNVGAWAAKLIHEKGGKVIAVSDITGAVKNPNGLDIAALMNHKEATGALTGFSGGDSMNSDELLTHECDVLIPCALGGVLNRENADHIKAKFIIEAANHPTDPEADEILCKKGVVILPDIYANAGGVTVSYFEWVQNIQGFMWNEEKVNMELEKYMTKAFHNLKNMCKSHNCNLRMGAFTLGVNRVARATMLRGWEA, from the exons ATGAATGCTCTTGCAGCAACTAATCGTAACTTTCGCAAGGCCAGTCGCATTCTTGGATTGGATTCTAAACTTGAGAAGAGTCTTTTGATACCTTTCAGagaaatcaag GTGGAATGTACAATTCCTAAGGATGATGGAACCTTAGTTTCCTACATTGGATTCAGAGTTCAACATGATAACGCTAGAGGTCCTATGAAAGGGGGAATCAGATACCATCCTGag GTTGACCATGACGAGGTGAATGCCCTTGCTCAACTAATGACTTGGAAGACTGCTGTAGCAGATATTCCATATGGAGGAGCTAAGGGTGGAATAGGGTGCATCCCGAAAGATTTAAGCATTAGTGAGTTGGAGCGCCTTACACGTGTTTTCACTCAGAAAATTCATGATCTTATTGGAATTAATACTGATGTCCCTGCACCTGATATGGGTACTAATTCCCAG ACCATGGCGTGGATGTTGGATGAGTATTCGAAGTTTCATGGGCACTCACCTGCAATTGTGACTGGAAAACCAATT GATCTTGGGGGATCATTAGGTAGAGACGCTGCAACTGGCCGTGGTGTAGTTTATGCAACAGGTGCTTTACTTGCTGAATATGGAAAGAATATTAAGGACTTGACTTTTGTCATTCAG GGATTTGGAAATGTGGGAGCTTGGGCAGCAAAGCTTATTCATGAGAAAGGGGGAAAGGTGATTGCAGTGAGTGACATAACTGGAGCAGTCAAGAATCCTAACGGGCTTGATATAGCCGCTTTGATGAATCACAAAGAAGCAACAGGGGCATTGACTGGTTTTAGTGGTGGAGACTCGATGAATTCAGACGAATTGCTTACACATGAGTGTGATGTTCTCATACCTTGTGCTTTGGGAGGAGTTTTGAACAG AGAAAATGCTGATCATATCAAGGCAAAGTTCATAATAGAAGCAGCAAATCATCCTACTGATCCCGAAGCTGATGAG ATCTTGTGTAAGAAAGGAGTTGTTATACTTCCTGACATTTATGCCAATGCTGGAGGTGTTACTGTCAGTTATTTTGAGTGGGTTCAG AATATTCAAGGTTTTATGTGGAATGAGGAGAAGGTTAACATGGAGCTTGAGAAGTACATGACGAAAGCCTTCCATAACCTGAAGAACATGTGTAAGTCACACAACTGCAATCTTCGTATGGGTGCTTTCACATTGGGAGTGAATCGTGTTGCACGTGCTACAATGTTAAGAGGTTGGGAGGCGTAG
- the LOC125873636 gene encoding MYB-like transcription factor EOBII — protein MDYVKKGAWSPQEDKKLIDYIAKYRIWNWSQMPKFAGLSRTGKSCRMRWTNYLRPDLTRGPFSLEETQTVIRMYQSLGNRWSAIAKELPGRIDNEIKNFYHTHLKKHLGGTKVEVKHKARSKKVEKVKQIEMSTQKKPLITTCPNIEGPNDQSLDFTNSSSSSSYITFDENYEILETSSQDNDVTSIVNQVHDDNIVILESNPESSTSSSSSVDLHIKDFMDVNVHSSNVVEFWLELYSAADNLNT, from the exons ATGGATTATGTAAAGAAGGGAGCATGGTCTCCTCAAGAAGACAAAAAGTTGATTGATTATATCGCGAAATATCGTATTTGGAACTGGAGCCAGATGCCCAAATTTGCAG GGCTATCTAGAACTGGAAAGAGTTGCAGAATGAGATGGACCAACTATTTGAGGCCTGATCTAACGAGAGGACCATTTAGTCTTGAAGAAACTCAAACAGTCATCAGAATGTATCAATCACTTGGTAACAG GTGGTCAGCTATAGCGAAAGAACTGCCTGGTAGAATTGATAACGAAATCAAGAATTTCTACCACACACATTTAAAGAAGCACCTTGGTGGGACAAAAGTTGAAGTGAAACATAAAGCAAGGTCCAAAAAGGTGGAGAAAGTTAAACAAATAGAGATGAGTACTCAAAAGAAGCCTTTGATAACTACTTGTCCAAATATTGAAGGTCCTAATGATCAATCACTTGATTTCACCaactcctcctcctcctctagCTACATCACATTTGATGAAAATTATGAAATCTTGGAAACATCTAGTCAAGACAATGATGTTACTTCAATTGTCAATCAAGTTCATGACGATAACATAGTTATATTGGAGAGTAATCCAGAGAGTAGTACATCGTCATCatcaagtgttgatttgcaCATAAAAGATTTCATGGATGTGAATGTTCATTCATCTAATGTTGTTGAGTTCTGGTTGGAGCTATATTCGGCGGCGGACAATCTGAACACCTAG